The Thermodesulfobacteriota bacterium sequence AAAAACGGGTCTTCTACCCAGGCGGTCGCTTATCCATCCAAAGGTATTACATCCGATAAAAGCCCCGATGTTTATGGGAATGATCCAGGCAAAGCCCTTCGGGCCCAACCCCACCCCGCCTTCCTCAACCGGCCTGGAAAGAAACTGTGGGACCCAAAAATAAAGGCCCCAATACGCAATCATGCAAAGGCTGGTGAGGAGTGCTGCACGTATGGTGTATGTAAGTAAGTCTCCTTTGAATATTTGACTCAGGGTAAAGCTCTGTCCTTCCTCTCCCAGTTTGCCCTGTCTTCTCATCTCCGAGGTTTTTTTCCAAATTTCTGGTTCATCAAGGTGTCTTCTGATATAGAAAACCAAGAAAGCGGGCAGAATCCCCATGAAGAAAAGTATTCGCCAACCAAGGTCAATTCCGTCAAAACTCAGCGAGCCGAATGGGGTAGGGAGAGTATATGTAACTCCCTGTTTGAAAAAGGGTATTATCAGGGTGGCCAGGCACGCCGCCAATATGTAGCCGATTGCCCAGCCGCTTTGTACCATACCTATTACCTTACCCCGGTGTTGCCGTGGCCAGGCCTCGGCTACAAGAACCTCTCCGGATGCCCATTCCCCTCCCATGCCCAGGCCCAGGATCAAACGGCAAACCAGTAGAAAAGCTACGTTGGGAGAAAAGGCGCTAAGCCCGGTGAAGAGAGAATACAACAAGATGGTATAAGTCAGAGCGCGGACCCTTCCGACGTAATCAGCCACTACTCCGAATAGTGCTCCACCAAAAGCCGAGGAGAAAAGTGTTACCGAGAAAAGCGTGCCTACCTGAGCCGGGGAGAGGTCGAATACTGCTGCTATACTGCTCACGGCGAATGCGAACAGGAGGAGGTCCATAGCATCCAGGGTCCATCCTAGTAATGCCGCTATGAAAGCCTTCCATTGATACTCGTTTATATCTTTGTACCAGCTAAATACTCCCGGCCTGGCCGTAGTTGCATCCACGGTCTCATTGCTCATGTTTTCCTCCTAACCGATTCTGCCCGGCTGAATGTAGGCTCTAGCCTACTAAATTTCCATAAATGTGTCAACACAATTTAACTGACTAAGACCGCTACCACATTCGATTAAATTCTACTGTCTGCAGGTGGGTTTTTCCATTCTTTTTTCCTTGACTTACCCCTGTCAAAGCGTTACATTGTTAATTAAATATGAAGAAGTATTTGTATCTAGAAACATACGGTTGCCAGATGAACGAATACGACTCCGACCGGATCAGAGAAACTCTGGGCATGGAAACCACGGATGATCCCCGGAAGGCCGACGTGGTGATAATTAACACTTGCGCTATCAGAGAGAAAGCAGACCAAAAGGCCCTCAGCAGTTTGGGAAGGTTCAAACACTTAAAGTCTAAGAATCCTGACCTGATAGTGGGTGTCACCGGGTGTGTAGCTCAACTGTATGGAGAAAAACTTCTCGACAAGATACCTCATCTCGATTTTGTACTAGGGCCTAGAGCCATTCCCAAGCTATCTGAGGTGGTTCATAAGGTCGAGAGCGAGAATGGGAGGCACGTTGAAACCGCATTGGACATAGAAGAGGTTTTTGACGTTGAACCTTATCATGAAGAAGGTAAGGTCACCGCGTTCGTCTCGATACAGCAGGGCTGCAATAAGAGGTGTACTTACTGTATAGTCCCATACGTAAGAGGGGAAGAAATCAACAGACCAGCCCAGGATATTCTCAGGGAAACAAGAAGCCTGGTGCAAAAAGGGGCAAAGGAAGTCACCCTTATCGGACAGACCGTAAATTCTTGGAAAATGGACGGCTACAAGTTTGGAGACCTTTTGAGGATGGTTGCCGAGGTAGAAGGTTTACTTCGGGTTCGTTTTACCACCTCTTATCCTCGTGACGTTACTAAAAAGATGATTGAGGCTATAAAGGAAGTGGAGAAGATATGTCATCATATCCATCTCCCGGTTCAATCGGGCTCTAACCGGGTCTTGGCAAACATGAAAAGGACTTACACAAGAGAATGGTACGAAGACACTGTGAACAGGCTTAGGGATGCTGTCCCGGATATAGCTATATCCACGGATATAATCGTAGGATTTCCGGGAGAGACAGAGGAAGATTTTGACGACACTATGAAATTACTAGAAGAGGTTCGGTTCGATGGTGTCTTTTCTTTCAAATTTTCACCCCGTCCGGGTACGCCGGCAGCAGACTTGCCCGGTGCTATTCCTGACGACGTAGCCGGCAGGAGGCTATCCCAATTACTAGAGTTTCAGAGGGAGATCACCTCCGCTAAAAACCGAGGCAGGATCGGGCAGGTTGAAGAGGTGTTAGTAGAGGGTGAAAGCAAGAATGACCCGGAGTGCCTTTCTGGCCGAACGACCCACAACCGTATCGTAAATTTTCTTGGAACCAAGGATTACAAGGGTAAAATAGTAAAGGTAAAGATTACAGAGGGATTTACAAACTCCCTCCGGGGTGAGTTGGCGGAAAATCTTTAATGGAGGTGAAGCATGTTACTGGAAATGAAAGTGTCAGGTATTGCTTTAGACCCGTTCACTAATAGCCCGATCGTAATCCTGAAGGACCTCACCGGGGAAAAGGTGCTTCCAATCTGGATCGGTTTCATGGAAGCAAGCTCCATTGCCATGGAGCTAGAAAAAACTCCACGGGTTCGGCCGCTCACACATGACCTGGTCAAAAATCTGCTGGATAGCGTGAAATTCTCCGTGACCCGAATCGAGGTTACCGATTTAAGAAACGACACATTCTATGCCGAGATACACCTGAAGCGGGACGGCGAGGAACATATAATCGATTCCAGGCCGAGCGATGCAATAGCCATAGCCCTCCGAACTGGTTCTCCAATCTTTGTGAACGACCAGGTGCTGGAAAAATCGAAGAAGGTAGAGATTGACGAAGATAAGGATAAGCTATCCGACCTGCTCGACAAGATTCCTGCCGGCGACTTCGGGAAATACAAGATGTAGTTTGCCAGAAGCTGATGGTATATGTGGAACGGCCAATTCGGCTGTAAACATTACTGGATTGACTTAAACCAGCAATTATCTATCTTCACATTCATTCTTAATTTTCAACCTTAAACCTCACCCAGGTTATACCCAAAAATATTAAAAACCTTCCTTTTAAATCCTTTTCTGGTCTCATTCGTAATAAACCCTAAAAACCTAAATAGAGGATATTCAAATGGGCTTCGGGAAAAGAATAGGAGTTCTGCTTAAATCTCAGCTGAACCATTGGATAACAAGGGCGGAGGACCCGGAAAAGATAATCAATCAGGCAGTTGAGGAGATGGAGGAAGCACTGGAAAGTGCCAGAGCAAGGCATGCTGCACTCAAATTCAGGTCAAACGGACGAGAGCGTCTTCTTAAAAGAATTCGTGACCAGGTTTCCTACTGGCAGAAAAGTGCGGAGGAGTTTATCAAGAAGGATATGGAGGAAAATGCCCGGGATTCTCTCCGGAAAAGAAGAGACTTCGAAGAGGAAGAGAGAAAGCTAAATATCAGCCAGACAAGGGACGAGGAGAAGCTAAAAGAAATGGGAGATGCGCTCAAGGTGCTGGAAGACCGGGTTCAGATGGTGAAAGCAAAAAGGAACGTGCTTATCAAGGACATTAGGCTGAGAAGAGGCATGTCGGATAAGACAAAAGCAGTAGAGGCGGTTGACGAGGTTGGTTTTGAGGAGCCCTTCTCCATTATGCGGAAGATGGAGGAGAGGATAGAGGAAGAAGGCGAGCACACCTTCATAAGAGAGGAGAAGGAAGAGGAAGCTCGGGAGAGGGAAGAGAAGTTAATCAACGAAGAGATTGAAGCACTCAAAAGAAACATCAAGAAAGGGGGGAAGTAGAAATGAGATTAAAGAGTAATGCGCTGTTATTGGTTCTTATTCTGGGTTTATTTGCCCTTGTCATAGGGGGAAGATACTTGAAGGCTTTTCCCACCATACCACGGCCTATAGACTCAAACACGGGTACGGTTTCGTGGGACATCAAATCAAGCCATCCTTATGTCCACAGGGGTTCTAACGGAGAGGTTTTGGTGAACCTGCAAATCAAGGGTCAGGAAATCAGGGTGCCGGAAAGAGCACCGGTTAATCTGGTCTTGGTTATCGATAGAAGCGGCTCCATGAGCGAAGCAGGAAAAATAGAATACGCAAAGGAAGCGGCTAAAAGGATAATCTCTGGTCTCGGAAGCAGCGACAGAATAGGTATCGTTGCCTATTCCACCGAAGTGGAGTTGATTTATCGAATTCAGTTCTTGAAGGACAAACAAAGTGCGTTATCCGTAGTTGATTCCCTTTACCCGACCGATTCGACGAATCTATCCGGCGGTCTGACTAGCGGTATTGACCAGCTTAAATCGCTCGTGGGTGAAGGATTCGTTAACCGGGTGATTCTTCTTTCCGACGGTTTGGCCAACGTGGGGATAACCGATATAGGCGAGCTTAGCCGTATTGCCAGCAGTGCGGCGGAAAGAGGCGTTCATATAACCACCATGGGGCTGGGCTTGAATTATGACGAGAACCTGATGATGAACATCGCCGAGCACGGAGCCGGAAACTACTACTTCATCGAGTCTCCGACCCAGCTTACCCGGATATTCGAGAAGGAGTTCGGTCAAATACTGGCGACCGTGGCTAAAGACTCGGTTATTTACCTTTCCCTTGCTCCCGGTGTGCAGATAAACAGTATCTATGGATATACTCACGCCATCAAAGACGGCAAAGTTCAGATTAGGCTGGGCGATGTCTTCGGCGGCCAAGAACGGAACATTTTAGTGAAGTTGAATGCACCGACAAATGACCTTGGACTGCACCCACTTTTAACCGCCTCCCTGGAGTTTAGTGAAATCACTGGAGACGGAAAGTCGGTTAGCCTGCAGAAAGAGCTAAACTATGAAGTCACCGAGGACATGAATAAGGTGGCCTCTAACGAAAACAAAGAGGTTTCAGCGAGAGGCGTATCGGTAGATGCCGCATACCAGATGTACCAGGCTACTACATTCTATGAGAGTGGAGATTATGATAGCGCAGTCGACAATATTAAAAAGGCCTTGGGAAGAATATCCGTGCTTAATAGCTCTGCTCAAAGGACTGAAGCTACGGTGAAGCAAGAGGAAGAGCT is a genomic window containing:
- a CDS encoding MFS transporter, coding for MSNETVDATTARPGVFSWYKDINEYQWKAFIAALLGWTLDAMDLLLFAFAVSSIAAVFDLSPAQVGTLFSVTLFSSAFGGALFGVVADYVGRVRALTYTILLYSLFTGLSAFSPNVAFLLVCRLILGLGMGGEWASGEVLVAEAWPRQHRGKVIGMVQSGWAIGYILAACLATLIIPFFKQGVTYTLPTPFGSLSFDGIDLGWRILFFMGILPAFLVFYIRRHLDEPEIWKKTSEMRRQGKLGEEGQSFTLSQIFKGDLLTYTIRAALLTSLCMIAYWGLYFWVPQFLSRPVEEGGVGLGPKGFAWIIPINIGAFIGCNTFGWISDRLGRRPVFVAYLLAMAVLVYFFGHAKTLTMVLILGPLVGFFGTGFYSGFGALFAEIFPTRARGTAQGFCYNFGRGVSAVAPPLVGFVASIYGYGLSLITVSVFAVAAAAVVLTFPETKGKELQAE
- the miaB gene encoding tRNA (N6-isopentenyl adenosine(37)-C2)-methylthiotransferase MiaB; the protein is MKKYLYLETYGCQMNEYDSDRIRETLGMETTDDPRKADVVIINTCAIREKADQKALSSLGRFKHLKSKNPDLIVGVTGCVAQLYGEKLLDKIPHLDFVLGPRAIPKLSEVVHKVESENGRHVETALDIEEVFDVEPYHEEGKVTAFVSIQQGCNKRCTYCIVPYVRGEEINRPAQDILRETRSLVQKGAKEVTLIGQTVNSWKMDGYKFGDLLRMVAEVEGLLRVRFTTSYPRDVTKKMIEAIKEVEKICHHIHLPVQSGSNRVLANMKRTYTREWYEDTVNRLRDAVPDIAISTDIIVGFPGETEEDFDDTMKLLEEVRFDGVFSFKFSPRPGTPAADLPGAIPDDVAGRRLSQLLEFQREITSAKNRGRIGQVEEVLVEGESKNDPECLSGRTTHNRIVNFLGTKDYKGKIVKVKITEGFTNSLRGELAENL
- a CDS encoding bifunctional nuclease family protein encodes the protein MLLEMKVSGIALDPFTNSPIVILKDLTGEKVLPIWIGFMEASSIAMELEKTPRVRPLTHDLVKNLLDSVKFSVTRIEVTDLRNDTFYAEIHLKRDGEEHIIDSRPSDAIAIALRTGSPIFVNDQVLEKSKKVEIDEDKDKLSDLLDKIPAGDFGKYKM
- a CDS encoding PspA/IM30 family protein; the protein is MGFGKRIGVLLKSQLNHWITRAEDPEKIINQAVEEMEEALESARARHAALKFRSNGRERLLKRIRDQVSYWQKSAEEFIKKDMEENARDSLRKRRDFEEEERKLNISQTRDEEKLKEMGDALKVLEDRVQMVKAKRNVLIKDIRLRRGMSDKTKAVEAVDEVGFEEPFSIMRKMEERIEEEGEHTFIREEKEEEAREREEKLINEEIEALKRNIKKGGK
- a CDS encoding VWA domain-containing protein translates to MRLKSNALLLVLILGLFALVIGGRYLKAFPTIPRPIDSNTGTVSWDIKSSHPYVHRGSNGEVLVNLQIKGQEIRVPERAPVNLVLVIDRSGSMSEAGKIEYAKEAAKRIISGLGSSDRIGIVAYSTEVELIYRIQFLKDKQSALSVVDSLYPTDSTNLSGGLTSGIDQLKSLVGEGFVNRVILLSDGLANVGITDIGELSRIASSAAERGVHITTMGLGLNYDENLMMNIAEHGAGNYYFIESPTQLTRIFEKEFGQILATVAKDSVIYLSLAPGVQINSIYGYTHAIKDGKVQIRLGDVFGGQERNILVKLNAPTNDLGLHPLLTASLEFSEITGDGKSVSLQKELNYEVTEDMNKVASNENKEVSARGVSVDAAYQMYQATTFYESGDYDSAVDNIKKALGRISVLNSSAQRTEATVKQEEELRKAMEDMSVAAPAPASDPGKKLIKDYKAKAREQQK